Proteins found in one Pirellulales bacterium genomic segment:
- a CDS encoding HEAT repeat domain-containing protein: MGIRHGKHLLALTLCIWLVGGCAQMHMPKRPTWLGGKKEEPGPKIVTPRDKIEQLRQLSANAKKMSPELQLRISEELAQGIAHEQDPILRAQVLRTLGHFPTEKSASMLAAGLHDHERDVRIAACEGLGRHGGQLAATELSHVLSDEADMDVRLAAARGLGATKATAAMPALGDALEDQDPAMQHRAVASLKEISGKDLGTDLGAWREFAKTGQAPEQPSFASRFLGWFR, translated from the coding sequence ATGGGCATCCGGCACGGCAAGCACTTGCTAGCGCTAACGCTATGCATCTGGCTCGTCGGCGGCTGCGCGCAGATGCACATGCCGAAACGGCCCACCTGGCTCGGTGGAAAGAAAGAAGAGCCGGGTCCCAAGATCGTGACGCCGCGCGACAAGATCGAGCAATTGCGCCAGCTCAGCGCTAACGCCAAAAAGATGAGCCCCGAACTTCAACTGCGCATCTCGGAAGAACTCGCGCAGGGAATCGCTCACGAGCAAGACCCGATCCTGCGCGCCCAGGTTCTCCGCACGCTGGGACATTTCCCCACGGAGAAGTCCGCGTCAATGCTCGCCGCCGGCCTGCACGATCACGAGCGCGACGTGCGAATTGCCGCCTGCGAAGGGCTGGGCCGTCACGGCGGTCAACTGGCCGCGACCGAGCTTTCGCACGTCCTCAGCGACGAAGCCGACATGGACGTGCGATTGGCCGCGGCACGAGGTCTCGGCGCAACCAAGGCAACCGCCGCAATGCCGGCGCTCGGCGATGCGCTGGAAGATCAAGATCCGGCCATGCAGCACCGAGCCGTCGCGTCGCTCAAGGAAATCTCGGGCAAGGACCTCGGAACCGACCTAGGGGCCTGGCGCGAATTCGCGAAAACAGGTCAGGCGCCGGAGCAGCCGTCGTTCGCCTCGCGATTCCTCGGCTGGTTCCGTTAG